tattttgaaaaatgtctcttatgttcaccagagcttacattttacagtaaaatacagtaaaaatgtttttgtattttaattatgaaatgtattaatattttaaaatgtaatttattcctttgacagtaaagctgcattttcagcatcattactccgggcTTCGGTGTTACATGGtctctgagaaatgaagtcacgaattatgagatataaactcacaatagtgactttttctcagaatttcgagtttatatctcataaatttgacatgcaattgtgaaaatataactcacaattctgagaacatatcagtcttttttctcctccaaactggactttataactcgcaaaatcagaattgagagatacaagtttttatctcgcaattctgatttttatttatcacaattgcgagtttatatcccaatatttttgactttatagACCAAAtcggtgtttgcaaacagtgatgacctttttgtggtggcagaaaatgaccattttcaagtagcagtctgtggaagccatggaataatacaataaaatactttagttttaatacttcaaaattctgacaattctgagaTTACATCTCTCAGTTCTGTTAAGGAAAAACGacttgtcattctctcttttcccctcagctcagaatcatgagtttatatccctCATTTGTGgcttatttttctcagaattgacaaactcacttaTAAAGTCCGAACTAGGAGATATAagcttgcatttgcgagaaaattGTCAGAatctattatttaaatcaaatttatgttttaaaaatgttgtaattatAGAAGGTTTCATCCATAATCTGACCATTTAAACATCTGCATTTaacttcaaatggcgtctttgatgacagtattttataaaaatgatctgcATTCcaattctgacatccaaaggcacaacaatctttttttttttttttttaccagttttTCTTAACTTGTTACcggtgtttttctgccaccacaatgcgCAGCTGCCAGTGACGTAACTGCGacgtgacgtctactccaaattggtctataattcgcaattgtgagtttgtataatgcgattctgactttataactcgcaactgcaagtttatatctcacaattttgagaaaaaagacagaattgtgagataaaaagttgcaattaccttattttattttttatagtggaaatgggcttccatagctAGAACTATCTATCAGGATAGAAAAATAGTAAGAATGTGAAAGTCTGGAAATGCATCCATGCTGAATAAACGTagattttttagtaaaaaaaaaaaacaaaaaatgtagcaaccacaaacttttgaatggtagtgcacATACCACAGTAATAGTAAGAGTAGCGTACGTAAGTAGGGGTGTAATAGTACACAGATGTCAtggttcggtacgtacctcggtttgaGGGTCACAGTTCGATACGATTttggtacaacagaaaaaaaaaaaacaaatctactatgctaggtttctattcatttattttaaagagacaattttttccacctacatgtgaaaatattttatcaaattaatgtcatatataggctataaaatctgcagtacatgtgtatatatacaaggaataaataattgacatatatttaatttagttaatagacAGACGAGGAAAAAACTGTGTGACACATAacagcctatatttgctgagtttcagttcagttttgtgacggaaattaaactcaaatggcagaaagcaacattctttttgtttttggtttaagttgattttgctagTATGAGAAAAGTAATCGCACCGATGCACACTAACACAAAacatcagttccaggcttctagcattgctaacttgacagcgcagttggtactttatcaaaataaaacacagtgaaccaaacatcagcgctCTAGCCTCACTGTGTCGCTGTTAGAACACGACTGAAGTACTGAAGTCTGTAAGTTACatgataaataatagtttagcatttggatgcatcgcaataatggaaatattttgtaatatttggatttgtgccgaatgagagaggtaggatacaaaagcacaaagctccatttcggaGACCGTTGagtgcgcaagcctttaaaataacgttatactcctttgtcagtgagagacgcgttcagaatcagcacataaTCACTGtttagtgggctttgttttcaagtgcgcaatTCGCTGTTCTCCTGCCGtcggttatcaaacagagtgCGTTGCTGCGGGTGCCCCTTTTGGATTGAGGgagaattgcctgtattcgttgtaaggcctcatgcaccgaaccgagatgcccgtaccgtgacATGTATCATTACACCCCTAGTACGTAGTCATATTTGTCCTGCTAAACAGCCTATCACAGATAGTCCCGACCGAGACTATCTTCATTGCTTAATTGAAAAGACCACTCAAATGAATTTGCTGTGATATTAGCCTACAAATGTTTTACTTGCACTAATTTCTGCACATGAATCTGAGATAAAGTATTtcaaattacacacttcacctgtAATATCCCACTTATCTGTTTCATTCATCAGCCATTTTGTCTCCACTGTTCTTTCAAAGCCGCACGAAACCACAACAGCACCTTCACTACTGCAGCCAGTGAGAAAGAACAGAGTTAATCACCCGCTTGCCTTTGCAAATAGTATTGTACCGTGAGACAAGACATTAGTGAGAGATCGCCAACAAAATCCATAATTACACTTGAGCAGAATCTCTTTTTAAGCCCTACAACATCATGCCGCAGTTTGGCGGACATTCACATTGATTAGAAAACCACGCTGACAGCGGACACAAGGCTGGCTAGGGCATAATAAACCCTATTCTAATTGTTTTTAAGGAAGTCACATCAATACACATCTTTTACCCTCCCAAGACCACAGACAGGCAATTATAGTACACTTCTCCTGTAATGTACGATGCCAGCCGGCCAAGCAAAACCTTGCAAAGTCACAATAAAAAGGCTCACAGTGATGCCTCCAGGCCTGATATTTATGATCAGTTTATCTTTGCATACAGTATGTAAAGCTAAACATCACCACTTCATTTTAAAGCTATTTCTCCTATGCTGAAGATGCACTTTTAAGATGGCACAGTGTGgaatctctttttttatttcctagAGATGGATTTGGCATGTACATATTCGTAATGATATGTAGATGATACATTTGCACAGTGTTTCCATTTCTGGCTTGGACCCTCAATGAAGCTTAATATGTGTGCATACGTTTTATACAGGCAGCCTCTCACCGGTGCGCTTGGGGAACTTAGTCCATAGGGTCCTGGCATTGGGTGCAGTGGATCATGTCCTCGCAATAAGGCTCCACTTGAATGGTTGTGTTGTAAAAGCCAAATTTGGTCTGAAGGAGTTCAGTGGCTTCCTTTAAGACACTATGAGGGTCAGCGTTCTCCTCTTGaggggaaagaaaaaaagggtAGGTTAAACATACATAGATGATGCTGTGCTTGAATGTTCATATATTTCTATCATATTCCATAACACGTGTAAactcatttttgtattttgaagcACTGATCTTGAGGTAAATATACACTATCAGTCTacagtttttggacagtaagattgctaatgttttttaaagaaatctcttctgctcaccaagcctgcatttatttgatccaaagtacagcaaacgcagtaatattgtgaatatttttactatttaaaataaccactttctattttaatatattttaaaatgtaattaattcctctgatcaaagtaaaatttttagcattatttctccagtcttcagtgtcgcatgatccttcagaaatcattttaatatgctgatttgctgttcaagaaacatttattgttattagtagtagtagtattagtattaccaatatttaaaacagttgagtatatttattcatgtttctttgattaatagaaagatcctaagatcagcatttatcggaaataaaactgaatcctttaaattgatcaaaagtgatgataaagacatttagaatgttataaaatattctatttcagataaatgctgatttttggatctttctattcatcaaagaatcctgaaagaaatgtattcagctgttttaaatattgacaataataataataataataataattaaaaaaaaaagtttctgaaacagccaatcagcatattatgcagcatattattatcatatgatttctgaaggatcatgtggcactcaAGACTgaatatattcaattagaaaaaagttattttaaagagtaaaaatattttactgtttttgctgtactttggctcaaataaatgcaggcttggtgagcagaagagacttcttaaaaaaaaaaaacattaaaaatcttactggtagtgtaactataaccacaaataataattaaaaaaaaacagataaataataaatttcatTTGAACCACAGGGTCGAAAAGACCTTAAAATTTATATTCTActtaaatattacagtaaaagtacAACAAAAGTACAATAAATTGGGGCATGCAAATTGTGATAatattcacagaaaacaaacatttcacattttaatattaataaataaatgtaaaatataatttaaaaatctgtaatattttatttgaaatattttgttccacaataaaataaaataaaataaaaatttcatttgTGTCCTTGGGGACACAAATGAGGCACAAACAAGAcacctttttaaaaacaatcaatAGATTAagaaccctggaccacaaaaccagtcatataaGGGTCAATcttttgaaattaagatttatacatcatctgaaagttgaataaataagctttccattgatgtttagacaatatttggcagagatacagctatttgaatatatggaatctgagggtgcaaaaaaaaaatcaaatattgagaaaatcacctttaaagttttattaaagtgttaaattaagtacttagcaatgcatattactaatcaaaaatgaagttttgatatatttatggtaggaaatttacaaaatatcttcatggaacatgatctttacttaatatcctaatcatttttggcataaaagaaaaatcagtaattttgccccataaaatgtatatttggctattgctacaaatatacccctgctacttaagactggtctGGTCACATGAGTAATAGGCATAAAGAAGAATACAAATGAACAGTATAAGAATAACAGTATAACTGTGCTGTGAAGCAAGCATTATCTAATAAACTTACCAATAGCTATGTGAACAGACACCATACTCTGGCCAATGGTGAGAGCCCATAGATGTAGGCTATGCATGGCCTTCACTGCTTTCAGAGACAGCAGCACCTCCTTTACTGAATTAAACTCTATTCCTTTGGGTGCCCCTGAACACAGACACATGACACTGGGTTTACAAGGATAGAGGCAAACCTGGCTGAGAAATTCATAGTTTgcatttaaaggtgaagtgtgtcattttcttttacatttttttgaatattaaaCCATGTGTATTATGCAACAGAAAATATACCGACATTGCATGCATATATCAAGTGATTGAGAATATcacaaatgtaatgtaattattaaatgtgaaaatttaCCCTCCATGAGAATGCGGAAGACATCTCTCAGGATGGTAATGGTGGTGCCCAGGACGAACACAGAGAAGAGGAAAGTGCAAATGGGATCGGCTACTTTGTATTCTGGCTGCGTTAGAAGGTGGAGAGAGAATAGAGGGTACTGATGCATTAAAGAACAAAATCAGATGGTTCTTTGCAAAGTGTCAAATTTAATTAGACTACAAATGTCAGAAGAAACATTCTCCACTCAAATGCTTTCTAAAGTCATGGAAAGAATTCAGTGTCCTCTTCCTTTTCAAggtaatttaatttgattatctaaaaaaaaaacactactgttcaaaaattgggggtcagtaagatttttaaggcTTTTATGTTCAataaggctacatttatttgatataaaataaaccagtaaaaagtaatattgtaaaatattattacaatttatttgaatatggtttaatatgtttaagaagctgtggtttacagcgaatttataacagctaaggggcattGTTAGGCACGACGTGAAGCCACAGCTTCCTGgggtttattgcttttataaaacggttattccatatacgtagtaaggtttaatgtaaaacagagtaaattatattattaaaaacattattcttcaaCCAAACAATAGTTTctcagaaacggttgtggttgcaacaaagtgattgctgagcaacacacaaacgtaaacaaaggtgtatgtttgtaaagtaatttcaaccaatcagaatcaaggactggaactatccgttttataatgGAATTCCTGTGATGCTCaatattcagaaatcattctaatttactTCTAATTCGGCTTTAATGAGTTGAATGAGGTAAGGCACATGTTTAGGTTGATTCTTTATGTTAGTGTTCATTTACCCTGAAGTAGATTATAATGGCGGCCACCATCACTCCGAAGCTCTGTAAGAGATCCcccaaaacatgaataaatgctgctctgaCACTGGTGTTCCCATGATTACCCAGGAGGCTATGGGAGTGGCCATGGCCCACAGGGCTCATCCCATTCTCATCAATCTTGTGGTAGCCTGAACCGTGACCGTGAAAGGTCGTGGAATGGTGTAGAATATAGGccattctgaaataaaaaacaataatgcacACAAAAGCATATGAATTTAACAAAATCCTAGTTTTGTTGTTTCTGTACTTCTACAATTGCtaagattttatataataaCTAAAGTTTATTGCCAAATTTTGATGCTGGCTTGACAAAGCCTTGTCTGTGACTTCAGCTTCAGATTTGAAGGttttagcatattgctagcatgtttctagcatgatttggcatattgctagcatgttttagtgtgttgctaatagTAGATTTGTCTACTCACATGATGTTAACCACAACTGCACAACCTGAGGTGATGAGCATCACATGGCCTTCAATTTCATAATCATTTCTTACTATCCTCTCAATGGCAAGGTACACCAACACCCCAGTCACGATCCAGATGGACATCACAGATATCAGAGCTCCCAGAATCTCTGTAAGATGTTCATTTGAGACAGATATTGTTTAGCATCACAGCTGGATGTAGCaaagacttaaaggagaagtccacttccagaacaaaaatttacaaataatttactcacccccttgtcatccaagatgttcgtatctttctttcttcagtcgtaaagaaattattttttttgaagaaaacatttcaggatttttctccatatagtggacttctatggtgccccaagtttgaacttccaaaatgcagtttaaatgcagcttcaaacgatcccaaatgctgttgtaaacaatctcagccgaggaagaagggtcttatctaccaatATTatcgattattttcataaaaataatacaatttatatactttttaatgtcaaatgctcatcttgtcttgctctaccAGTTGAACTCTGTTCTgaactgttttcttttcagtTCATGACATGTTGAAAAAcactcatctcatgttctccctcaacttcaaaatcatcctatatcactgttttaccttttttgttaagggtgttgatcttctttgcatgtccACTTTGGAAAGACTGGATCAGTACTTTTGCAACGATGTAGGAtgaggagtttttcgacataccctaactatcttgaaccagaatacacagagttcagacagagccagacaagatgagcgttttgagattaaaaagtatttaaattgtttgtttttttttaatgagaataaccgatcgttttgctacataagactcttcttcctcggctgggatctgcatttaaattgcattttagaaattcaaactcagggcaccatagaagtccactatatagagaaaaatcctggaatgttttcctcaaaaaacataatttctttacgactgaagaaagaagacatgaacatcttggatgacaagggggtgagtacattatctgtaaatttttgctctggaagtgaatttgtcctttaaaggaatagtttacataaaaaatgactTGCAGTCTGCTTCTCATCCAAAGTTATAGATGTAGAAATTAGCACAACAATAATGTACTGATTtcttttgtgatatttttatgttgatttttgGGGCTTGACAGACAAATGTGTTCACTATGAGCTACtgttgtatggaaaaaaaagcatgaaaaaaacagcatttggaACATCATAAAGGTAAGCAAATATTgtctcagttttgtttttatttttagatgaaaTGTTACTTTAATTGATATGCATGATTTAGAtttaacatgtaaatataaaataaaaatgtaaaatttatttgaTAGGACTGAGATGGAAACTCTGGGATGGACTTACCTGATCTGTGCCAGCCAAAGTTCATTATCTTGGTTGGTGGTCTTGAGGAGATCCACAAGGAGAAAAGACTGACCATCATACTGCCAAAATCAGTCAGAAGGTGGGCTGCATCAGTCATAATGGCTAGACTGTGCGCTAGATAACCACCTGCATCACAAGTACAGCAGAGAATAAGAAATAAGCATCTATTAGAgaggtacactcttaaaaataaaggtttcaaaTGAATCACAGAGATGCCGCCACAACCacttttggttccccaaagaacctttttttcttattgtaaAGAACATATTAAACATGTAAACCTTTTTACACTATAAAGAAGTGTTTGTGCAATAAAGGTTCTTCTTgaaaccatcaatgccaataaagagtCTATTTTTAAGGgtgtatttgcatttataattcACTATAAAGCATTCGCCGTAAGTGTTATTCATTctgaataacatttattatattatgctctgaaaacattacagaaAGTTACTTTGTGTAGTGAGGCACAAATGGTTTTGGAGAAAGCTTGCACAGCATAAATCGTTTCAAgtttaaaagaaagaatgactcataattattttaaagtgtgctTGGGTTGTGAATGCTGACTTGAACAAAAAAAGTGCAGTACAGGctgaacaaaacaaagaaaaaaagcctgttatcacattttataaatgagtcAAGGACTGGTTTTGATCcagcatttttcaaataattttgtgTTACAATGACATATTGCTTAATCCATCATTTacttggttgtgaaatgcaaTCAGAGCATTTATTGTGAAGAGAACAACTTTGGCACTCAAGGACGAAGCAAAATAAATGGCTTgcattgacatttttttatatacagtatttaaaaaaaagaaaattggcTAGAAATTTATTTCATTGTCAGATCTTCCAAGATGTACATAAGTTTATTTCTTCAGCGGaacaaatttgtaaaaatacagcattgtgtcacttgctcaccagtggatcctctgcatcGAATGGGTGCAGTCCaaacagttaataaaaacatcacaattttcCACAGCTAATccactttaaactttaaaacattGCTTTTGTCCAAAATGGGtctgtaatccataataataatcattccTCTGGTGAAAAAGTCCACATAtctgtttaaaacagttttggactgttttcgcTTGTAAATAGTggttgatctgtgcatatttctctcctgatacaggcaagatgactttttcactggagaaagcaatattacgTACAGTGGATCTTAATGATGTTTATTACTGGCATTGTTTGGattattgtaacttttttttactagctgattggactcattctgacggcacctattcactgcagaggatccatctGTTCCgataaagaaacaaagtcatctacattttggatggcctgagggtatgtacattttcagcaacttttcatttttgtgcgaACTACTCTGTGGTAAAGCATTGCTTTAACTTTGATGTGCTTTTAATGTAGTCTATTATATTTATGAGcagtaatgttacatttatgcAAATTCTTCAAAATTTCCCCTAAAAAGAACTATACTGTCACTGTGTTCTTACCTATAACTTCTCCAATCATGAAAACCAGACAGACTATGGAGGCGATGTACAGTTTCTTCTTTGCTATGAGTTTCTCATGGCTCTCATCGAAAGCTGCTTTTTTTCCATGGCAATGAGATCCAACGGGCCTCTTCAGCTCGATAGCACCAGCCATATCGCCATTTCCCAAAGGCAAGTTTGGACAACTTTCTTTGGAACCTGAGAATTCACTGTAAGAACAATGCATGCAGTGACACCATAAGTAAATCAGCCATCACAAAGATACTAATTACTAAGATAATACCTGTTCTTGGTTGCTCTTGAATTATGGAAATGAAAAGTGCATATGTAAAAGTGCTTTGTAGAGGgaaaatatgtacatgtatgtaaatgtaaataatgtatgCAAATACACAGCTCATGCCATGCCATGAGGACCCAAGTCGAAATCTGCTGACATGGTCGTTTTTGGCCCTTCTGTCTTGTGTGTTGATGAGAGAGACGCTATGATGGGGCTAATGGGGCGGAAAGCGCAATCTCGGTGCGCATGAGATAACCAGAGTACTGCATCAGGCGCGCAAGagcgctgctgctgctgaaagGAGGCAGTCGAGTGGAACACGGCGTCTGTTTAATCACCCCACCGGGACACAGACATGATACACTGGATGAGTTTTTTGTGCACACACAGACCAGCAAGCATACGTACATacagcacatattttttttctgatccCCTAACAGTATGAAATTGGGCATGTACTCTATCTATTGATgtgtttattattcataatcAGAATTCATTTGCAGCTTTGAGTATTACCCTATTAAAATATATCGGTATGCCTGTTATAATTGCGCTCAAATTAGAAAGTGTGTCTCAGTTTTATTTGCGTGACAAATGCAAATCGATTTTATTGTTTCCAACTGAGAAAAGACATCTTAGAAAATCAGTCAGCTTGACTATAACAGTTTTTTCGAAATAACATAGGCCTACTCTAGAAATGTgggttttgtaaataaaaaacattcgGGTTTTTGTACGTAAAACCAGAAGGCACCTTATATTTTACGGTTTCTATAATCATCACATTCATTAGCCTACGCATTAAGTTACGtttcttattattttgtaatcGAATATGCAttagtttatgtttatttatttgttttttatttattttatgtgtttttagtTTCACCGTTGTGGTGTTTTGGGTTTACTTTATCAATAGGTTACACATGAATTCCTGGacgctgtttttattttactattatgaTTTTGGAAAACCAGTTGTTGTCGGTATTTTCGATATTTTTAAAGTAGATTAGTTGCTTTTAACATCTTATCGGTACAACCTGGCACCAATGGCTCCTAATGGTTGAAGGagcgtatttatttatttacaatgaaTTTCTGATAACCACAGCTGGCAGGTTTAACAGCATTTATGATATGCTTTGATAAGACAGTGAACGTCCCTCCTGTAACCTAACGCTATTTCCtcaatttattaaatgcataaaatgctcTTTTGTACAGTAAGGTGCATATGGAGATGTTTACAGTGCAGCAGAAGATTTTAGAGCATTGAGCATTACATCAGGGCCCTGCTTTTGAGCACTGAATCAAGACTGCAAAGTGTTGCTGTGATTTTCTGTATTTGATGTAACAGTATTTTAAGActtgaatttaattttgatgtttatgaaaataacgcatttttttctttaaaataacgtTCGAAacctttatttaaatacatgtttttaacattttacttgGAGGgttgatgaattaaaaaaaatgtatacgctaataataatagtcaaaaatatgaatttcttcCTTCTTCTCTCTTAAAGAAAGATTAAGCCcggtaaattttcattttgagaaaacattgcAGTGTAACTACCTGGGTAGATACAGCACGTACTTCTTGTAGATTGTTCCCTTGTTTCAGGTACTTCTACATTTGTTCAAGTGACCTGTTGATGTACCATTACCaatgtgctatttttttttaaattacctttTTGTTGACGTAATATGTCACCAATCTAAATTGATAAGTGATGCTTTGTTTCAGCAGGCTTTAGAAAACGCATCTGCAACATCCATCTAAATTCATTCTTTTCATGAGATCATCATGAAAATCATTTCTCACTTAAGACCACAATCCAGCTAATGCAAACAGCAGCCTGTTAATTGCGATTAACTGCACACAACTTGAAAATGACTTCCGAGGCAACATAACTTGCACGATTGCCTGTTGTATCTATTGTCTgaattttactcattttatcGCATAGACAGTTTTATACgcattttaaatagaatataatCGTACTTGTTCCTCGACATCATCCTAAATGCCacaaaaaatgtagctttgggTTTAAAAGTGTGCTTGtgaaaattgtgtgtattgagTATTTACATCCATTTgcgtttgcatttaaatatctaaaacataGTTTCACCTTCTATTTAAAACACATTGTGTAGTTTTGTATCCGGCGCAATTTGTCATATTTTCGTATTATTCATGATAAACGCTGATGAATTTTCGTTACGTACCAGTGCCCTAATTTATCTG
This is a stretch of genomic DNA from Labeo rohita strain BAU-BD-2019 chromosome 20, IGBB_LRoh.1.0, whole genome shotgun sequence. It encodes these proteins:
- the slc30a2 gene encoding zinc transporter 2 — its product is MDPPPTSEKSHLINERNAKIYSLKINSEFSGSKESCPNLPLGNGDMAGAIELKRPVGSHCHGKKAAFDESHEKLIAKKKLYIASIVCLVFMIGEVIGGYLAHSLAIMTDAAHLLTDFGSMMVSLFSLWISSRPPTKIMNFGWHRSEILGALISVMSIWIVTGVLVYLAIERIVRNDYEIEGHVMLITSGCAVVVNIIMAYILHHSTTFHGHGSGYHKIDENGMSPVGHGHSHSLLGNHGNTSVRAAFIHVLGDLLQSFGVMVAAIIIYFRPEYKVADPICTFLFSVFVLGTTITILRDVFRILMEGAPKGIEFNSVKEVLLSLKAVKAMHSLHLWALTIGQSMVSVHIAIEENADPHSVLKEATELLQTKFGFYNTTIQVEPYCEDMIHCTQCQDPMD